In a single window of the Cucumis melo cultivar AY chromosome 11, USDA_Cmelo_AY_1.0, whole genome shotgun sequence genome:
- the LOC103497525 gene encoding B3 domain-containing protein At3g18960-like, which translates to MASSSHPKNDVIRRPCKASDNPHFFKVVSARALKEQKLEIPRKFVREYGVKAFATNQICLKVAADGRKWNVRLTKTNDGTRVWFHDDGWQMFVEFYSVGLEYFLVFKYERQSSSFYVVIFDRTATEVEYPMKIIICIDDAEEKVKKETNISQELMDNKKKLRSTTTSQREKAMANATAFQSMTINPSFLCKMSPSHIHRSLNVPKRFVEMHIEKSMESILQVSDGRTWEGSCCFYMNKRMKKRAELASSWRKFKKDNNLKVGDFCVFEMIGKSSTRISFKVEIFRAS; encoded by the exons ATGGCTTCCTCTAGTCATCCAAAGAATGACGTCATTAGACGACCTTGTAAAGCATCGGACAATCCCCATTTCTTTAAGGTTGTTAGTGCTAGGGCTCTCAAGGAACAAAAACTT GAAATCCCAAGAAAGTTTGTGAGAGAATATGGTGTAAAAGCTTTTGCAACTAACCAAATATGTCTCAAGGTGGCAGCTGATGGTAGAAAGTGGAATGTACGTTTGACAAAAACTAACGATGGAACAAGAGTGTGGTTTCATGATGATGGTTGGCAAATGTTTGTAGAGTTTTACTCTGTTGGATTGGAGTATTTTCTCGTCTTTAAATACGAACGTCAATCTTCGAGCTTTTACGTTGTTATCTTTGATCGTACGGCTACAGAAGTCGAATATCCAATGAAGATCATAATTTGTATCGATGATGCTGAAGAAAAGGTAAAAAAGGAGACAAACATATCTCAAG AACTGATGGACAACAAGAAGAAGCTACGGTCGACGACAACAAGCCAACGAGAAAAGGCAATGGCAAATGCTACCGCTTTCCAATCTATGACTATAAATCCTTCGTTCTTGTGCAAGATGTCACCTTCACACATTCATCGATCTCTT AATGTACCAAAAAGGTTTGTAGAGATGCATATAGAAAAGTCCATGGAGAGCATTCTTCAAGTTTCCGATGGAAGAACTTGGGAAGGTAGTTGTTGTTTCTATATGAATAAAAGGATGAAGAAGAGGGCTGAATTGGCAAGCAGTTGGAGGAAGTTTAAGAAGGACAATAACTTGAAAGTTGGTGATTTTTGTGTTTTTGAGATGATCGGAAAAAGTAGTACGAGAATCTCTTTCAAAGTTGAAATTTTTCGAGCTTCTTGA
- the LOC107991566 gene encoding B3 domain-containing transcription factor VRN1-like isoform X1 — translation MVSGAKWKVGLKKSNEKVWFEKGWEEFVKFHSIDYGHFLTFRYEGNSCFQVVIFDQTATEIEYPISFKNQFDNKKMFEEKRKSVQETLPIKRERKEVHENECVPQTLYKKMKTSDEVGANKVIWRSHELQEVEMKKNTEDLKSSDLKKGKIWSKRSSTIFAKASKFKEITTNPSFMVTMGRSYLHTSNLNIPTGFASTYLKETKDLILYVSSDDQKVWKILCVERWLYARSCQRFEMAKGWREFARDNSLKEGDICVFELMKNIQKMSLFKTTIFRFGS, via the exons ATGGTGAGTGGAGCAAAATGGAAAGTTGgattaaaaaaaagtaatgaaAAAGTATGGTTTGAAAAAGGGTGGGAAGAGTTTGTAAAGTTTCATTCAATTGATTATGGTCATTTCTTAACATTTAGATATGAAGGCAATTCTTGTTTTCAAGTTGTTATTTTTGATCAAACTGCCACAGAAATTGAATATCCAATTTCTTTCAAAAACCAGTTTGATAACAAAAAAATGTTTGAAGAGAAAAGGAAATCAGTTCAAGAAACATTGCCtataaaaagagaaaggaaagaagTTCATGAAAATGAATGTGTTCCTCAAACTTTGTATAAAAAGATGAAAACAAGTGATGAAGTTGGTGCAAATAAAGTCATATGGAGATCTCATGAGCTTCAAGAAGTGGAGATGAAGAAGAACACAGAAGACTTGAAAAGTTCTGATTTAAAGAAAG GGAAGATTTGGAGTAAGAGATCATCAACCATTTTTGCAAAAGCTTCAAAGTTCAAAGAAATAACTACAAATCCTTCTTTCATGGTCACTATGGGACGTTCATACCTTCATACAAGTAATTTG AATATTCCAACAGGGTTTGCAAGTACGTATTTGAAGGAGACCAAAGACTTGATTCTTTATGTTTCATCAGATGATCAAAAGGTTTGGAAGATTTTGTGCGTTGAACGTTGGTTGTATGCTAGATCATGTCAAAGGTTTGAAATGGCTAAGGGTTGGAGGGAATTTGCTAGAGATAATAGCTTGAAAGAAGGTGATATTTGTGTATTTGAGTTGATGAAAAACATTCaaaaaatgtcattatttaAAACTACCATTTTTCGATTTGGTTCGTGA
- the LOC107991566 gene encoding B3 domain-containing transcription factor VRN1-like isoform X3, with protein MFEEKRKSVQETLPIKRERKEVHENECVPQTLYKKMKTSDEVGANKVIWRSHELQEVEMKKNTEDLKSSDLKKGKIWSKRSSTIFAKASKFKEITTNPSFMVTMGRSYLHTSNLNIPTGFASTYLKETKDLILYVSSDDQKVWKILCVERWLYARSCQRFEMAKGWREFARDNSLKEGDICVFELMKNIQKMSLFKTTIFRFGS; from the exons ATGTTTGAAGAGAAAAGGAAATCAGTTCAAGAAACATTGCCtataaaaagagaaaggaaagaagTTCATGAAAATGAATGTGTTCCTCAAACTTTGTATAAAAAGATGAAAACAAGTGATGAAGTTGGTGCAAATAAAGTCATATGGAGATCTCATGAGCTTCAAGAAGTGGAGATGAAGAAGAACACAGAAGACTTGAAAAGTTCTGATTTAAAGAAAG GGAAGATTTGGAGTAAGAGATCATCAACCATTTTTGCAAAAGCTTCAAAGTTCAAAGAAATAACTACAAATCCTTCTTTCATGGTCACTATGGGACGTTCATACCTTCATACAAGTAATTTG AATATTCCAACAGGGTTTGCAAGTACGTATTTGAAGGAGACCAAAGACTTGATTCTTTATGTTTCATCAGATGATCAAAAGGTTTGGAAGATTTTGTGCGTTGAACGTTGGTTGTATGCTAGATCATGTCAAAGGTTTGAAATGGCTAAGGGTTGGAGGGAATTTGCTAGAGATAATAGCTTGAAAGAAGGTGATATTTGTGTATTTGAGTTGATGAAAAACATTCaaaaaatgtcattatttaAAACTACCATTTTTCGATTTGGTTCGTGA
- the LOC103497442 gene encoding protein ABA AND ROS SENSITIVE 1 isoform X2, protein MVLKSEVYWDAHQSSRRHHEAIQNLKASAAGRSGVENIKAEAHAELPNNRSLDSKKEMTGTSSELPKRPSSSVLPSDFFDQNAKRLKTGKDIVTDSRSGSIAQSEVIPKASDFNKKSSMNAGSEGKQIKGALPEGFFDDKEADLRAHGIKLVKPDVKDEYKEFEKLIQEDLQEVDDRLEEEEIDAAEMIEEAETLEQKAYRERVELLKRKKMELKTKKSAEQSRAEPQIPTKDSQADDSSSDDDDSDTNYTVDWRAQHL, encoded by the exons ATGGTCTTGAAATCAGAAGTTTACTGGGATGCTCACCAATCTTCTCGCAGACATCATGAG GCAATACAAAATCTCAAAGCCAGTGCAGCAGGCAGGTCTGGAGTTGAAAATATTAAAGCCGAGGCCCATGCTGAACTTCCTAATAACAGATCATTAGATTCAAAGAAAGAAATGACTGGGACATCGTCAGAGTTACCAAAACGTCCGTCATCATCTGTGCTTCCTTCAGATTTTTTCGACCAGAATGCCAAAAGGCTTAAAACTG GAAAGGATATTGTAACTGATTCACGTAGTGGTAGCATTGCACAGTCAGAGGTGATTCCAAAGGCCAGTGACTTTAATAAGAAATCTTCTATGAATGCTGGTTCAGAGGGGAAGCAAATAAAGGGAGCTCTGCCCGAGGGTTTCTTTGATGACAAAGAGGCTGATTTGCGTGCACATGGGATAAAACTTGTTAAGCCTGATGTCAA AGATGAATACAAGGAATTTGAAAAGTTGATCCAAGAAGATTTGCAAGAGGTGGATGACCGTTTGGAAGAGGAGGAG ATCGATGCTGCCGAAATGATAGAGGAGGCTGAAACCTTAGAACAGAA GGCCTACAGGGAGAGAGTAGAATTGTTGAAGAGGAAGAAAATGGAGTTAAAGACCAAAAAATCAGCAGAACAAAGTAGAGCCGAGCCCCAAATTCCTACTAAAGATTCTCAAGCTGACGACTCCTCGAGTGATGATGATGATAGTGACACAAATTATACAGTAGATTGGAGAGCTCAACACTTGTGA
- the LOC103497442 gene encoding protein ABA AND ROS SENSITIVE 1 isoform X1 gives MDAQAKRKALFRAKLNAQKKDKRIDSPLVRYNELDQPVCRVCDMVLKSEVYWDAHQSSRRHHEAIQNLKASAAGRSGVENIKAEAHAELPNNRSLDSKKEMTGTSSELPKRPSSSVLPSDFFDQNAKRLKTGKDIVTDSRSGSIAQSEVIPKASDFNKKSSMNAGSEGKQIKGALPEGFFDDKEADLRAHGIKLVKPDVKDEYKEFEKLIQEDLQEVDDRLEEEEIDAAEMIEEAETLEQKAYRERVELLKRKKMELKTKKSAEQSRAEPQIPTKDSQADDSSSDDDDSDTNYTVDWRAQHL, from the exons GTACAATGAATTGGACCAACCTGTCTGTAGGGTTTGCGACATGGTCTTGAAATCAGAAGTTTACTGGGATGCTCACCAATCTTCTCGCAGACATCATGAG GCAATACAAAATCTCAAAGCCAGTGCAGCAGGCAGGTCTGGAGTTGAAAATATTAAAGCCGAGGCCCATGCTGAACTTCCTAATAACAGATCATTAGATTCAAAGAAAGAAATGACTGGGACATCGTCAGAGTTACCAAAACGTCCGTCATCATCTGTGCTTCCTTCAGATTTTTTCGACCAGAATGCCAAAAGGCTTAAAACTG GAAAGGATATTGTAACTGATTCACGTAGTGGTAGCATTGCACAGTCAGAGGTGATTCCAAAGGCCAGTGACTTTAATAAGAAATCTTCTATGAATGCTGGTTCAGAGGGGAAGCAAATAAAGGGAGCTCTGCCCGAGGGTTTCTTTGATGACAAAGAGGCTGATTTGCGTGCACATGGGATAAAACTTGTTAAGCCTGATGTCAA AGATGAATACAAGGAATTTGAAAAGTTGATCCAAGAAGATTTGCAAGAGGTGGATGACCGTTTGGAAGAGGAGGAG ATCGATGCTGCCGAAATGATAGAGGAGGCTGAAACCTTAGAACAGAA GGCCTACAGGGAGAGAGTAGAATTGTTGAAGAGGAAGAAAATGGAGTTAAAGACCAAAAAATCAGCAGAACAAAGTAGAGCCGAGCCCCAAATTCCTACTAAAGATTCTCAAGCTGACGACTCCTCGAGTGATGATGATGATAGTGACACAAATTATACAGTAGATTGGAGAGCTCAACACTTGTGA
- the LOC107991566 gene encoding B3 domain-containing transcription factor VRN1-like isoform X2 gives MFDNKKMFEEKRKSVQETLPIKRERKEVHENECVPQTLYKKMKTSDEVGANKVIWRSHELQEVEMKKNTEDLKSSDLKKGKIWSKRSSTIFAKASKFKEITTNPSFMVTMGRSYLHTSNLNIPTGFASTYLKETKDLILYVSSDDQKVWKILCVERWLYARSCQRFEMAKGWREFARDNSLKEGDICVFELMKNIQKMSLFKTTIFRFGS, from the exons ATG TTTGATAACAAAAAAATGTTTGAAGAGAAAAGGAAATCAGTTCAAGAAACATTGCCtataaaaagagaaaggaaagaagTTCATGAAAATGAATGTGTTCCTCAAACTTTGTATAAAAAGATGAAAACAAGTGATGAAGTTGGTGCAAATAAAGTCATATGGAGATCTCATGAGCTTCAAGAAGTGGAGATGAAGAAGAACACAGAAGACTTGAAAAGTTCTGATTTAAAGAAAG GGAAGATTTGGAGTAAGAGATCATCAACCATTTTTGCAAAAGCTTCAAAGTTCAAAGAAATAACTACAAATCCTTCTTTCATGGTCACTATGGGACGTTCATACCTTCATACAAGTAATTTG AATATTCCAACAGGGTTTGCAAGTACGTATTTGAAGGAGACCAAAGACTTGATTCTTTATGTTTCATCAGATGATCAAAAGGTTTGGAAGATTTTGTGCGTTGAACGTTGGTTGTATGCTAGATCATGTCAAAGGTTTGAAATGGCTAAGGGTTGGAGGGAATTTGCTAGAGATAATAGCTTGAAAGAAGGTGATATTTGTGTATTTGAGTTGATGAAAAACATTCaaaaaatgtcattatttaAAACTACCATTTTTCGATTTGGTTCGTGA
- the LOC103497521 gene encoding protein JINGUBANG-like, translated as MLGGGGSFRGARDFYEHNNSNSIPRSNELIKSPFDDSDISPFPSSSSSTAAATANQPIFPLMDTDPDPDHSFFEPASTSPFTRSPWSSHLNSDALPSPADDTSFLPNILMGSLVREEGHIYSLAAVGDLLYTGSDSKNIRVWKNHKEFSGFKSNSGLVKSIVIGGGKIFTGHQDGKVRVWKISSRDPSVHKRVGTLPTLGDYIKCSMKPSNYVEGRRRRSLWIKHFDAISSLSLSEDQSFLYSASWDKTFKVWRVSDSKCLESIQAHDDAVNTLVSSIDGLVYTGSADGSVKVWRRELQGKGTKHFFSQTLVKQECAVTALAVNDDATFVYCGSSDGVVNFWEREKSLSHGGALRGHKLAILCLATAGRLLLSGSADMGICVWQRTAAEHICLSVLTGHTGPVKCLAVEKDSEAGEGERRWIVYSGSLDKSVKMWRVSEQPPAAFQKQPSFMPECSPTAGLLLSQYIAIKALFNLESISSGWWCITESISSRILGLKTLQFRYEYISYFKKVILVLNFSKLSNIVFNKFLNSEKQ; from the exons ATGCTAGGCGGCGGAGGCTCATTCAGAGGTGCCCGAGATTTCTACGAACACAACAACAGCAACAGCATCCCACGTTCCAACGAGCTCATCAAATCCCCCTTCGACGACTCCGACATCTCCCCTTTtccctcctcctcctcctccactGCCGCCGCCACCgccaaccaacccattttcccTTTAATGGACACCGACCCCGACCCCGACCATTCCTTCTTCGAACCCGCTTCTACTTCTCCTTTCACCAGATCCCCATGGTCCTCCCATTTGAACTCCGATGCCTTACCTTCCCCCGCTGACGACACTTCCTTCCTCCCCAATATCCTTATGGGTTCTCTCGTCCGCGAAGAGGGTCATATCTACTCTCTCGCCGCTGTAGGGGACCTTCTCTATACCGGATCCGACAGCAAGAACATACGTGTTTGGAAGAACCATAAGGAATTTTCCGGTTTTAAATCCAATAGCGGTTTGGTTAAATCCATTGTAATCGGCGGGGGAAAGATCTTCACCGGTCATCAAGACGGTAAGGTTCGGGTCTGGAAAATCTCGAGTCGTGACCCAAGTGTTCATAAACGAGTTGGGACTCTCCCCACTTTAGGCGATTACATCAAATGTTCGATGAAACCCAGTAATTATGTGGAAGGGAGACGACGGAGGAGTCTCTGGATTAAACATTTCGATGCGATTTCGTCACTGAGTTTAAGCGAGGATCAATCGTTTTTGTACTCTGCTTCATGGGATAAAACTTTTAAGGTCTGGAGAGTTTCCGATTCGAAATGCTTGGAGTCAATTCAGGCTCATGACGATGCTGTTAACACTCTGGTTTCAAGTATCGATGGATTGGTTTACACCGGGTCAGCCGACGGTAGCGTTAAGGTGTGGCGGAGGGAGCTTCAGGGGAAGGGAACAAAACATTTTTTCTCACAAACTTTGGTTAAACAGGAATGTGCGGTTACTGCTCTAGCTGTCAACGATGACGCTACTTTCGTTTATTGTGGTTCCTCCGACGGGGTTGTTAACTTTTGGGAGAGGGAGAAATCGTTGTCCCACGGCGGTGCTTTGAGGGGTCATAAGCTTGCAATACTCTGTTTAGCTACCGCCGGACGTTTATTGTTGAGTGGCTCAGCGGATATGGGGATTTGCGTTTGGCAGAGGACGGCTGCAGAACATATTTGTTTGTCGGTGTTGACGGGCCACACCGGGCCGGTGAAATGCTTGGCCGTAGAGAAGGACAGTGAAGCCGGTGAAGGTGAACGGCGGTGGATTGTTTATAGTGGGAGTTTGGATAAGTCGGTGAAGATGTGGAGAGTATCGGAACAACCACCGGCGGCCTTCCAAAAACAGCCGTCTTTCATGCCGGAATGCTCTCCGACCGCCGGACTCTTG TTATCTCAATACATTGCTATCAAAGCATTGTTCAATCTTGAAAGTATCTCAAGCGGTTGGTGGTGCATTACAGAATCTATATCATCTCGGATTTTAGGTTTGAAAACGTTACAATTTCGATACGaatatatttcttattttaaaaaggTTATATTAGTATTAAATTTCTCTAAACTTTCCAATATTGTATTTAATAAGTTTTTAAACTCGGAAAAACAATAA
- the LOC103497522 gene encoding B3 domain-containing transcription factor VRN1-like, producing the protein MASSSHHQPNSIVKQPDKALLHNPHFFKVVLDDALKEQKLEIPRKFVREYGLQALLKDQVCLKVRDGKEWNVGLTKSNNGTRVWFHYGWEKLVEFYSVKSGYFLVFKYENQSSSLYVVIFDRTATEIEYPVKKISLDKSKERVKMETYFDDDLDLDFKDGDLSFGVKKPTNSRWKPPSTGSQQARAMAKANRFQSMTLNPSFICKELPNKFVKNNGGSMLFNKLKGICCFNVLIFDTSATEIDYPIRGLLDIIPKSRNEDEEESIQILNEMVLKKRRMEKEEETPAYRSLRGLKKMMRKNAKVKIAKNRGITSDEDEEDLETDNSRRQSNHRGTAYNEGDDGRVSPESMRPMNPRKTPPALTENQLAVKKRASRFKSRRNNPSFMVTMRPSYIQTGNYLSLPRRFGERYIKESVDVKLEVGDGRSWRVWCGVRWAFTRRRTELKGGWKRFAVDNELKEGDICVFELMEKNDAVLFKVAIFRLPNA; encoded by the exons ATGGCTTCTTCCTCCCATCACCAACCAAACAGCATAGTTAAACAACCCGATAAAGCATTATTGCACAATCCCCACTTTTTTAAGGTTGTTCTTGATGATGCTCTCAAGGAACAAAAACTT GAAATCCCAAGAAAGTTTGTGAGAGAATATGGCCTACAAGCTTTGTTAAAGGATCAAGTATGTCTCAAAGTGAGGGATGGCAAAGAATGGAATGTTGGGTTGACAAagagtaataatggaacaagaGTTTGGTTTCATTATGGTTGGGAAAAGCTTGTAGAGTTTTATTCTGTTAAAAGTGGCTACTTTCTTGTGTTCAAATATGAAAACCAATCTTCGAGTTTATATGTCGTCATCTTTGATCGTACTGCCACGGAAATTGAGTATCCCGTAAAGAAAATTAGTCTCGATAAATCTAAGGAAAGGGTAAAAATGGAGACATATTTTGATGATGATCTTGACCTAG ATTTCAAGGATGGTGATCTTAGCTTTGGGGTGAAGAAACCGACGAACAGCAGGTGGAAGCCGCCGTCGACGGGGAGCCAGCAAGCAAGGGCGATGGCGAAAGCTAACAGATTTCAATCCATGACTTTGAATCCTTCTTTCATCTGCAAG GAGCTTCCAAACAAGTTTGTCAAGAACAATGGCGGTTCTATGTTATTCAACAAG TTGAAAGGAATTTGTTGTTTTAATGTCCTCATTTTCGATACCTCCGCTACCGAAATCGATTATCCAATTCGTGGTTTACTGGATATTATTCCGAAAAGCAGAAACGAAGATGAAGAGGAATCTATTCAGATACTGAATGAGATGGTTTTGAAGAAGAGGAGAATGGAGAAAGAGGAGGAAACACCGGCTTATCGTTCATTGCGAGGACTCAAGAAGATGATGAGGAAGAATGCGAAAGTGAAGATCGCTAAGAATCGAGGAATCACTAgcgatgaagatgaagaagaccTGGAAACGGATAACTCACGGAGACAGAGTAATCACAGAGGAACAG CGTATAATGAGGGAGACGATGGCCGAGTCAGTCCGGAATCGATGAGACCGATGAATCCAAGGAAGACGCCACCAGCATTGACGGAGAATCAATTAGCGGTTAAGAAGAGAGCGAGCAGGTTCAAATCGAGGAGGAATAATCCTTCATTCATGGTGACGATGAGACCTTCCTACATCCAAACAGGAAATTATCTG AGCCTACCGAGGAGATTTGGAGAGAGGTACATAAAGGAGTCGGTGGATGTGAAGCTGGAGGTCGGCGACGGGAGGAGTTGGAGAGTGTGGTGTGGAGTACGATGGGCGTTTACACGGCGGCGAACGGAGTTGAAAGGCGGTTGGAAGAGATTCGCGGTGGATAATGAGTTGAAGGAAGGCGATATTTGTGTGTTTGAATTGATGGAGAAAAACGACGCCGTTTTATTTAAAGTCGCCATTTTCCGTCTTCCTAATGCTTAA